The following are encoded in a window of Onthophagus taurus isolate NC chromosome 3, IU_Otau_3.0, whole genome shotgun sequence genomic DNA:
- the LOC111424040 gene encoding serine protease snake-like, translated as MRGSIKTFLGLTFILFVKNETEIVEGRISDRISEKKCQEYLKLNIKTTITTTTTPKSVMKPNFPFVVGGTNAYFEEYPHMAILGYGPSENIEFKCGGSLISEQFILTAAHCLESKDFGPVSLVRLGDLDIAATNESAEPQNFKIQEVFSPPDYDFESFYHDIALIKLDRPVIYTLYVKPACLQSKLDLDHNNLTITGWGALYYGGKLHTYLQKANLHNLPARNCARSIRAQPRLANGFDEKLQICGGDPETMVDACHGDSGGPIQMKIQHLPQMYRVVGVTSFGNNCGLVPGVYTRVSNYISWIESIVWPN; from the exons ATGCGTGGTTCCATTAAAACGTTTCTCGGTTTAACATTCATattgtttgttaaaaatgaaacggAAATTGTCGAAGGAAGAATTTCAGATAGAATTAGCGAGAAaa AATgtcaagaatatttaaaattgaacatCAAAACTACGATAACAACCACCACGACACCAAAAAGTGTAATGAAGCCTAATTTTCCCTTCGTTGTTGGTGGTACGAATGCTTATTTTGAAGAATATCCCCATatg gCTATTTTGGGATATGGTCCATCAGAAAACATCGAATTTAAATGCGGTGGGAGTTTAATCAGCGAACAATTCATCTTAACAGCAGCTCATTGTTTAGAATCAAAAGATTT tggACCAGTTTCCCTAGTAAGATTAGGCGATTTGGATATAGCTGCAACAAACGAATCTGCGGaacctcaaaattttaagattcaaGAAGTTTTTAGTCCCCCGGATTACGATTTCGAATCTTTTTACCACGATATAGCTCTAATTAAATTAGATCGTCCCGTGATTTACACGCTATACGTAAAACCTGCTTGTTTACAATcaaaattagatttagatcataacaatttaacaataacTGGATGGGGAGCTTTATATTATGGCGGTAAATTGCATACTTATCTTCAAAAGGCTAATTTACACAATTTGCCGGCGCGAAATTGTGCAAGAAGTATTCGTGCACAACCGAGATTAGCGAATGGTTTCGATGAAAAGTTGCAAATATGCGGGGGAGATCCAGAAACTATGGTGGATGCTTGTCATGGTGATTCTGGTGGACCGATTCAAATGAAAATTCAACATTTACCACAAATGTATAGAGTTGTAGGGGTTACATCGTTTGGAAATAATTGCGGATTAGTTCCCGGGGTTTATACAAGAGTCTCTAACTATATTTCTTGGATTGAATCCATAGTTTGgccaaattaa
- the LOC111421905 gene encoding serine protease snake-like, whose amino-acid sequence MRGSIKTFLGLTFILFVKNETEIVEGRISKRISEKKCQEYLKLNIKTTITTTTSTTPKSVMKPNFPFVVGGTNAYFEEYPHMAILGYGPSENIEFKCGGSLISEQFILTAAHCLESKDFGPVSLVRLGDLDIAATNESAEPQNFKIQQVFSPPDYDFESFYHDIALIKLDRPVIYTLYVKPACLQSKLDLEHNNLTITGWGALYYGGKLHTYLQKANLHNLPAGNCARSIRAQPRLANGFNEELQICGGDPETMVDACHGDSGGPIQMKIQHLPQMYRVVGVTSFGNNCGLVPGVYTRVSNYISWIESIVWPN is encoded by the exons ATGCGTGGTTCCATTAAGACGTTTCTCGGTTTAACATTCATattgtttgttaaaaatgaaacggAAATTGTCGAAGgaagaatttcaaaaagaattagCGAGAAaa AATgtcaagaatatttaaaattgaacatCAAAACTACGATAACAACCACCACGAGTACAACACCAAAAAGTGTAATGAAGCCTAATTTTCCCTTCGTTGTTGGTGGTACGAATGCTTATTTTGAAGAATATCCCCATATG gCTATTTTGGGATATGGTCCATCAGAAAACATCGAATTTAAATGCGGTGGGAGTTTAATCAGCGAACAATTCATCTTAACAGCAGCTCATTGTTTAGAATCAAAAGATTT tggACCAGTTTCCCTAGTAAGATTAGGCGATTTGGATATAGCTGCAACAAACGAATCTGCGGaacctcaaaattttaagattcaaCAAGTTTTTAGTCCCCCGGATTATGATTTCGAATCTTTTTATCACGATATAGCTCTAATTAAATTGGATCGTCCCGTGATTTACACGCTATACGTAAAACCTGCTTGTTTACAATCAAAATTAGATTTAGAACAtaacaatttaacaataacTGGATGGGGAGCTTTATATTATGGCGGTAAATTGCATACTTATCTTCAAAAGGCTAATTTACACAATTTGCCGGCGGGAAATTGTGCAAGAAGTATTCGTGCACAACCGAGATTAGCGAATGGTTTCAATGAAGAGTTGCAAATATGCGGAGGAGATCCAGAAACTATGGTGGATGCTTGTCATGGTGATTCTGGTGGACCGATTCAAATGAAAATTCAACATTTACCACAAATGTATAGAGTTGTTGGGGTTACATCGTTTGGAAATAATTGCGGATTAGTTCCCGGGGTTTATACAAGAGTCTCTAACTATATTTCTTGGATTGAATCCATAGTTTGgccaaattaa
- the LOC111421706 gene encoding venom protease-like encodes MRGFVETFFGLTLILFVKSQDSQRCNLRDGSVGKCQHILECNSAKNELERGFRPVSCGFSGLYPIVCCDQNNDETVQGRTLNGKSEEKCQEYLKLDIKTTITTTTTTPRSLTQGSPFVVGGVNVYFEEYRHMAILGYGPSENIEFKCGGSLISDQFILTAAHCLESRDFGPVSLVRLGDLDVASTTEFSEPQNFKVKEVFTPPEYDFESFYHDIALIKLDRPAVYTKYVKPACLQSKFELDHNNLTITGWGATDYGSGLHSFLQTANLYNLPTKDCVRSYRPQSRLANGFDEELQLCGGDPNSMVDACQGDSGGPIQMQIQRIPQMYRIVGVTSFGNNCGLVPGVYTRVSKYISWIESIVWPN; translated from the exons ATGCGTGGTTTCGTTGAGACATTTTTCGGATTAACTCTCATTCTATTCGTTAAATCTCAAG attcTCAACGTTGTAATTTACGAGATGGATCAGTTGGAAAATGTCAACATATCTTAGAATGTAACTCGGCAAAGAATGAACTTGAACGGGGATTTCGACCTGTTTCGTGTGGATTTTCTGGTCTATATCCTATCGTTTGTTGTGATCAAAATAATGACGAAACTGTTCAAGGACGAACTTTGAATGGAAAAAGCGAagaaa aatgtcaagaatatttaaaattggacATCAAAACTACGATAACAACCACGACCACAACACCAAGAAGTTTAACTCAAGGTTCTCCTTTTGTCGTTGGAGgtgtaaatgtttattttgaaGAATACCGCCATAtg GCTATTTTGGGATATGGTCCATCAGAAAACATCGAATTTAAATGCGGTGGGAGCTTAATCAGCGATCAATTCATCTTAACAGCAGCTCATTGTTTAGAATCACGAGATTT tggGCCAGTTTCCCTAGTAAGATTAGGCGATTTAGACGTAGCTTCAACAACCGAATTTTCAGAACctcaaaactttaaagtcaAAGAAGTTTTCACTCCCCCCGAGTACGATTTCGAATCTTTTTACCACGACAtagctttaattaaattagatcGTCCAGCTGTTTACACGAAATACGTAAAACCTGCTTGTTTACaatcaaaatttgaattagatcataacaatttaacaataacTGGATGGGGAGCTACAGATTACGGCAGCGGATTGCATAGTTTTCTTCAAACGGCTAATTTATACAATTTACCGACGAAAGATTGCGTGAGAAGTTATCGTCCACAATCTAGATTAGCGAATGGTTTCGATGAAGAGTTGCAATTATGCGGAGGAGATCCTAATTCGATGGTAGATGCGTGTCAAGGTGATTCTGGTGGACCAATTCAAATGCAAATTCAACGAATACCGCAAATGTATAGGATTGTTGGGGTTACATCGTTTGGAAATAATTGCGGATTAGTTCCTGGAGTTTATACAAGAGTTTCCAAATATATTTCTTGGATTGAATCAATAGTTTGGCCTAATTAA